The genomic DNA CCTTTTAGGGACGACCCATCCGATTGTGGCTGTTGTTTCGGGAAGTATGGAGCATGATGGTAGCTTTGATGATTGGTGGCACTCAAGTGCTCTTTGTGGTAATGATCTGTGTAGCCAAGAAGACTATTATATGCAGTATAGCATCACCAAAGAAGAGTTTCAAGAATTTCGGTTTCCCAATGGATTCAACAAAGGAGATATCATGGTACTTTTAGGGACACCAGCAAGATCTCTCGAGGCAGGAGACGTTATTGTCTTTCAGAGCAAACGAACAGACCCAATCATCCACAGAATTATCAATGTCGATGGACAACAAGGAAAAGCCATTTTTCAGACAAAGGGGGATCATAATCAACAGAGCATTGCTTCCTCATCTTTAGATGAAATTAACATCAGAGAAGAACAGATTATTGGAAGGGCTGTATTGAGAATTCCCTATCTCGGCTATATTAAAATATGGTTCGTTCAGTTATTAAATCCTAATGATACGAGGTGATAGTATGTTTTGCAAAAAATGTGGTGCAATTCTTATTCCAAAAAAAGAAGGCAATAAACGAGTCATGTCTTGCTCGTGTGGGTATAAAGAAACAGATCGTGATAAGATGAAAATTGTGGAGAAAACAAAAGAGAGTGCGTCCATTGAAGTTGTTCATAAAGAAGATGATAGCCCTCATCCCTTAGTAGAGGTAACCTGCCCAAAATGTAAGCATGAGAAGGCTTATTTTTGGTCTCTCCAAACAAGGGCTGCAGATGAACCAGAAACTAAATTCTATAAATGCGAGAAATGTAAGCATACCTGGCGAGACTATACCTAAGAGAGATAATACTCTTGTATCAACGCGCATAAAGAGAGAGAAAAAATAAAAAGCTTATTTGCAGACTAATACCATTCTCTCCACTTGTCAGTCTTCTTCCACTTTTTCTGTTCCTGGAAACCAGGAATGTCGATAAAATACTTGTTAAAACTGTTTACTCGTCGTCGAGAAGAAGTTCCTGGCACGAGATACTTTTGTGTGTTGCCTCTTTGG from Candidatus Woesearchaeota archaeon includes the following:
- a CDS encoding signal peptidase I, with the translated sequence MKKRRLQSVTTLLKRFWHFLWYEDSWLSWIVNVILAFVIIKFLVYPGLGFLLGTTHPIVAVVSGSMEHDGSFDDWWHSSALCGNDLCSQEDYYMQYSITKEEFQEFRFPNGFNKGDIMVLLGTPARSLEAGDVIVFQSKRTDPIIHRIINVDGQQGKAIFQTKGDHNQQSIASSSLDEINIREEQIIGRAVLRIPYLGYIKIWFVQLLNPNDTR
- a CDS encoding transcription factor S, which gives rise to MFCKKCGAILIPKKEGNKRVMSCSCGYKETDRDKMKIVEKTKESASIEVVHKEDDSPHPLVEVTCPKCKHEKAYFWSLQTRAADEPETKFYKCEKCKHTWRDYT